The Brassica napus cultivar Da-Ae chromosome C5 unlocalized genomic scaffold, Da-Ae chrC05_Random_32, whole genome shotgun sequence genome has a window encoding:
- the LOC106347269 gene encoding LOW QUALITY PROTEIN: butanoate--CoA ligase AAE1 (The sequence of the model RefSeq protein was modified relative to this genomic sequence to represent the inferred CDS: deleted 1 base in 1 codon) — MISTFLARVCLNEITFRRTKKNKRRKMEGTMKSTANYVPLTPISFLDRSAVVYADRTSVVYGPVTYTWRQTRDRCVRVASALSQLGISSGDVVSVLAPNVPAMVELHFAVPMAGALLCTLNIRHDSALVSVLLKHSETKVLFADHQFLQIAQGACEILSKKGEKVPLLVLIQEPLVVSGNKKRLMEYEDVVSMGKSNFQVIRPKDECDAISLNYTSGTTSSPKGVVYSHRGAYLNSLATVLLNEMHSSPTYLWTNPMFHCNGWCLIWGVTAIGGSNICLRNVTAKGIFDNICQHKVTHMGGAPTILNMIVNASDSEKKPLPGKVSFITGAAPPPAHVIKKMEELGFSMFHSYGLTETYGPGTVCAWKPEWDLLPSEEQAKMKARQGVNHIGIEEVAVKDPVTLRTLPADGVSMGEVVFRGNTVMNGYLKNPEATKESFKGGWFWSGDLGVKHPDGYIELKDRSKDIIISGGENISSIEVESVLFSHPCVLEAAVVARPDEYWGETACAFVKLKDGSKATAEEIISYCRGKLPHYMAPRSIVFEDLPKTSTGKVQKFVLRTKAMAMGSLSKKGTSKL, encoded by the exons ATGATAAGCACTTTTCTCGCTAGAGTCTGTCTGAACGAAATCACTTTCCGGcgtaccaaaaaaaataaaaggagaaAAATGGAGGGAACTATGAAGTCAACGGCCAACTACGTTCCTCTCACTCCCATCAGCTTCCTTGATCGATCCGCCGTCGTCTACGCCGACAGAACCTCCGTAGTTTACGGTCCCGTCACCTACACGTGGCGGCAGACCCGTGACCGCTGCGTCAGAGTCGCCTCCGCTCTCTCCCAACTCGGTATCTCCTCCGGCGATGTG GTTTCGGTGTTGGCTCCAAACGTGCCAGCTATGGTCGAGTTACATTTCGCTGTTCCCATGGCTGGAGCTTTGCTCTGTACACTCAACATCCGCCACGACTCCGCACTCGTATCCGTTTTGCTAAAACACTCAGAGACCAAAGTGCTTTTCGCAGATCATCAGTTTCTCCAAATAGCTCAGGGAGCTTGCGAGATCCTCTCCAAGAAAGGCGAGAAGGTCCCTCTTTTGGTCTTGATCCAAGAACCTCTTGTTGTTTCGGGGAACAAGAAGAGGTTGATGGAGTACGAAGATGTTGTCTCCATG GGGAAATCGAACTTCCAAGTTATAAGACCAAAGGACGAGTGTGATGCAATCTCTCTGAACTACACATCAGGCACCACTTCGAGCCCCAAGGGTGTTGTTTATAGTCACAGAGGCGCTTATTTGAATTCTCTGGCTACGGTTTTACTCAACGAAATGCACTCATCCCCTACTTACCTCTGGACTAATCCGATGTTTCACTGCAACGGCTGGTGCTTAATCTGGGGTGTTACCGCGATTGGTGGGAGTAATATATGTTTGAGGAACGTTACCGCAAAGGGTATATTCGATAACATTTGTCAACACAAGGTGACTCACATGGGAGGTGCACCAACTATACTGAACATGATCGTTAACGCTAGTGATTCCGAGAAGAAGCCGCTTCCGGGGAAGGTTTCCTTTATAACCGGTGCTGCACCGCCGCCAGCTCATGTGATTAAAAAGATGGAGGAGCTGGGGTTCTCTATGTTCCATTCGTATGGTTTAACGGAGACTTACGGACCGGGCACGGTCTGTGCGTGGAAGCCTGAGTGGGACCTTTTGCCTAGCGAAGAGCAGGCGAAAATGAAGGCAAGGCAAGGAGTGAATCATATAGGGATCGAGGAAGTCGCTGTTAAAGATCCTGTGACCTTGAGGACTTTGCCGGCTGATGGTGTGTCCATGGGTGAGGTTGTCTTCAGGGGGAACACGGTGATGAACGGTTACTTAAAGAACCCTGAAGCGACCAAGGAGTCTTTCAAAGGAGGTTGGTTTTGGAGTGGAGACTTGGGGGTTAAACACCCTGATGGTTACATAGAGCTGAAAGACAGGTCCAAAGACATTATAATCTCTGGAGGAGAGAACATAAGCTCGATCGAAGTGGAGTCTGTTCTGTTCTCTCATCCTTGTGTTCTTGAAGCAGCTGTGGTTGCGAGGCCTGATGAGTATTGGGGTGAGACTGCTTGTGCGTTTGTGAAGCTTAAAGACGGGTCTAAGGCAACGGCCGAGGAGATTATAAGCTACTGCAGGGGGAAGCTTCCGCATTATATGGCTCCGAGGAGTATTGTGTTTGAGGATCTTCCGAAAACATCGACTGGGAAAGTTCAGAAGTTTGTTCTGAGGACTAAGGCTATGGCTATGGGAAGCTTATCAAAGAAAGGAACTAGCAAGCTATGA